Within Streptomyces antibioticus, the genomic segment CGGTGAGGTGGACGCGGCCCGGCGGGGTGCCGACCGGACCCGGGCAAGGACCCCCCGGCCGCAGGGGCGTCGGCACCGGAGGCTCGCCCGGACGTCCGCCGCCAACCCCGCACGGCAGCCCCCCGCTTCGGGGCCATCCGCCCCGATCGTTCACCCGTTCGTGGACGGTGGAACGATCTCCGTGAGCCGTTCGTCACATGGGCAGGGCGGTCGACATGGTGCGGAGGATGCGTGGGGAGGAGTGGTCCCGTCGGGTCACGGCCTCTGTCGTTTTCCACCGTGACGTGGCACGATCCCCCGGGCACCGTAAGTTACTGACGGGAAATCAGTCGAGGGGACGGGGTATGGGGCGGAGCAAGCGCAGCGTGTACGCGGTGGCGGTGGCCGTCGTCTGCGCGGTGACCGTGCTGGGCGCACCCGGCATGGCGTTCGCGAGTCCGGCCCCGCCGGCCCCGTCGTCGGCACCGACCACCAGCCCGGACCTGACCCCCGCTCCGAGCACCGATCTCGAAGCCGTACGCGAGAAGCTCGACGCGCTGTACCACGACGCCGCGGTGGCGACCGACGCCTACAACGCGGCGGAGGAAGCGGCGGAGAAGCAGTCCGCGGAGATCGTCGCCCTGGCGAAGAAGATCGTCGAGGGCCAGAAGAAGCTGGACGACCTCAAGGACCGCGCCGGCGCCGCGGCCCGCTCCCAGTACCGCACCGGCGGCCTGCCCGACGAGGCCCAGTTGATGCTGAGCGACGACCCGGGCGACTTCCTGGACGGCGCCGGCCGGGTCATCCAGGGCCAGCGCGCCACGAAGGGCCTGCTCGGCGAACTGACCCGGACGCAGGAGGACTTGGAACAGTACTCCCGGGACGCCTCGGCCCAGTGGCAGAAGCTGGAGGCCAACCGCAAGGTCAAGGCGACCGCCCAGAAGCGGATCGAGAAGCAGATCGCCGCGGCGAAGAAGCTCGAATCGCAACTGGAGAAGGAGGAGAAGGAGCGCCTCGCCAAGCTCCAGGAGCAGGCCGCCCTGAAGGCCCAGACGGCCTGGCTGGACACCGGGATACTCGACGAGATCGACGGCAAGGCGTCCGCGCAGGGCAAGAAGGCGATCAAGTACGCCACCGCGCAGATCGGCAAGCCCTACGAGTGGGGCGCCGAGGGCCCCGCCACCTACGACTGCTCCGGGCTGACCTCCGAGGCATGGAGAAGCGCCGGCACCACCATCCCCCGTACCTCGCAGGAGCAGTGGAAGCAGTTGCACCGGGTCGCCGTGAAGGACATGCGTCCCGGCGATCTGATCATCTACTTCGACGACGCGAGCCATGTCGCGCTGTACGTGGGGGACGGCGCGATCGTCCACGCCCCGCGCCCGGGCCGCGACATCACCCTGGCGGGGGCGGGCACGATGCCGATCCTCGGTGTGGTCCGCCCGGACGCGTGAGCCGAATCCGTACGACAGACGCGTAGGGCAAAACAGCCAAAAAGGGGTTAACTCTCTTGCCCGGCCCACCGCGAGGCCGGGCGGGTGACCCCCACCACGTGACCCACGGCACCCCGGACGGCCGCCAAACTCCGTACGGACGTGACGTTCGTCATCCCCGCACCCGGCCCACCCTGCCCAACTGCGGTAGGGATCGCGGCATATGACAGCGGCCTGAGATCAAGCTGGGTGTCGCACACCATTCCGCTGCGGCGCCTTCTGCCGCTATGGTCCCCGTCGGTGGGTCGAGGTCCCTCGCCCCCGCCATGCCCTCGGGGGGAGGGAAGGAACCCAAGACGATGCCCGTACCCGTACCGCGGCAGAGAGCGATCCCGGCCGTGGAAAGTGGTCAGGCGCCGGCCGCGCCCACAGTCGGCGGCCCCTCCGAGGCAGAAGCTCCGCTCCACCGGGACCCCGCCCGCAAGGAAGAGACCGTTCGCAACGACGCGACAGCCGAGGACGACAGCGCGCGCACCGCCACGTCCACCGCCACGCCCGCCACCGCACCCACCGCGCCCACCGCCGTGCACCCGGCCCCGCGCCCGGCGCCGCACGGCACCTCGCACACCACCGCGCTCACCCTGCTGCTGATCGAGGACGATCCCGCGGCCGGACCGATCGTCCCCGACCTGCGGGACTCCGACGGCAAGCCGATGCGCGTCCGCACCGCCCGCAACCTCACCGAGGCCGGCCGGCTGCTCACCGACGACGTGCACTGCATCCTGCTCGACCTGACGCTGCCCGCCCCCGGCCGCGCCGCCGGCGACGACGAACTCGCCGTACTCCGGCACGTCCTGGAGCTGGCCCCCCGGCACGCCGTGCTCGCACTCACCGCGTCCGGCGACGCCGAGCGCGGCGCCGAAGCGGTGCGCGTGGGCGCCCAGGACTACCTCTTCCGCGACGAGCTGGACAGCCGCCTGCTCAGCCGCGCGATCCGCTACGCCGTGGAGAGGAAACGTTCCGACACGGCGGAGCGACGGCTGGCCGAGGGCCGGCTGCGGGCGCAGGAGAACGCCCGCCTGGAGCGCGGCCTGCTGCCCACGCCCCTGCTGGAGGGCTCCCCGCTGCGCTTCGCCGCCCGCTACCGCCCCGGCCGCTCCCGCGCCCTGCTCGGCGGCGACTTCTACGACACGGTCCGCACCCCCGACGGCACCGTGCACGCCATGATCGGTGACGTCTGCGGCCATGGCCCGGACGAGGCCGCGCTCGGCGTGGAGCTGCGGATCGCCTGGCGGGCGCTGACCCTGGCCGGGCTGTGCGGGGACGAGCTGCTCAACACGCTCCAGCAGGTGCTGGAGCACGAACGCGACGACGACGAGATCTTCGCGACCCTGTGCACCGTCGACATCGCGCCGGACGGCCGCCGCGCGGGTCTGTGCCTGGCCGGCCATCCGGCACCGCTGATCGCCCGCCCCGACCGGCCGGCGCGGCTGCTGCCGTACGAGAACAACGGCCCGGCGCTCGGACTGCTGCCGGGTGCCCGCTGGCCGCGGATGCAGGTGGAGCTGGGCGCACGGTGGAGCCTGATGCTCTACACCGACGGGCTGATCGAGGGCCGTATCGGCGACGGCCGCGAGCGGCTCGGCCAGGACGGCATGGTGGAGATGATCCGCCGCCAGATCGCTGAGGGACTGAGCGGCGAGGAGCTGCTGCGGGCCGCGGTGAACGAGGTGCGCGAGCTGAACGGCGGCGAACTGACGGACGACGTGGCGCTGGTCCTGCTGGACCGGGTGCCGTAACGCCGCACTGGATGCCGTAACGCCGCGAGCCCGCGCGCCCGCCTGCCAGGTCAGCCGGGGGGCACCGGGGGGCGCCGGGGTGGGTGCTTACCGTCCGCCGTTGTACGGCCCGTACGGTCCGTCGCTGCTGGAGCCGCCGCCGCGCTGCCCGCGCCCGCCGCCGGGCAGGGAGCGCAGGGCCGGGCGGACGTCCACCATGTAGACGATCGTCGCGATCAGCCCGATGATCGGCAGGAACGAGAAGATGTTGAAGATCAGGTTCACCACGAAGGCGAGCCCGAGGACGATCAGCCAGAAGGGCTTGGTCTGCTTGTCGGCAGCCCGGTAGCCGTCCTCCCGGCGGATCGCGGCGTCGATCAGAGCGAAGCCGCTGAACACGATCAGGGCCAGGCTCAACAGCGCCAGGAAATTGTCGAACCCCTGCATCAGCACTACGTCCACCACCCGATTCGGCACGTCCCGGCTCGTACTTACGCGGTCACCGTACCCGCAACCACGCCGCTCCTACCCGTTCAGTCCGTACAACGGGCCGGGCACCCGATGAGTGCCCGGCCCATGACCGTATGTCCACGTCCTCCGTGCCCAGCCGGGCCGTCGGTCTCACTTGGCCGGCGGCGTGGGCTTCTTCGCGGGGGCCTTGCGGGCGGCCGGGGCCTTCTTGGCGACCGGCTTCTTGGCGGCGGGCTCCGGCTTGACGGCGGCGGGCTCGGCCTTGACCGCGGCGGGGGCCGGCACGGGGGCGGGCTCCGGCTTCGGCTCGGCGCTCGGCTCGACCGCGACGGCGATCTCCTCGATGCCCTCGGCGGCCTCGCCGCGCCAGGTCTTCACGGCCTGCTCGCCGTGCTCGGCGACCTTCTCGTAGGTCTCACGGGCCTTGACGGCGTACTCGGCGGCGACGCCGACACCGCGCAGCGCGAGGTCCTGGGCGGACTCGCCGAGCTTCTTCAGGTCGGCGTCGAGGGTGCTGCCGAGCTTCTTGATGTCACCGTCGAGGGTGGTGATGAAGTCGTTGACCTTGGCCTGGAAGGTCTCCTGCGCCTCCTTGGCCTTGGCACCGGCCTCCTTGGCGCGGGCGGCGGCCCTCTCCTGCACGGCCTTGGGGTCGGTGTTGCGGACGGCGTCGATCCGCGCCGGGGCCTCGGAGCGGAGCTGCTCGACCAGACCGGGCACCTTCTTCGCCTGCTGGAGGGCGAGGTCGGCCGTACCGGCGGCGAAGTAGAGCGGGGTCGGGTCGCTGAAGGTCTTGCGCAGATCGTCGGTGATGGCCATGGTGAAGCGTCCTCCCGGATGCGTGGGTCGTTCGTCGAGTTCGTCTTGTTCGTCGTGCTCTTCGTGCTCTTCGTGCTCTTCGTGTTCGGCTGAGGGTGGTACAGGTCCGCGGCGGGACGGCCGGTCCCCTGGTCCGGTCAACTGGCCGTCTGCTGCGGACCGGCGTCACCGCCCGGCTCCGGAATGTCCGTCCGTCCGTCGTCCGCAGGGCTCTCCCGTACGGTCTCGAATCCGTTCTCCTTGCGGAAGGACTCGTAGATCTGGAGGAGCGCCTGCTTCTGCGCCTCGGTCAGGGTGGGATCGGCGAGGATGACCGCGCGGGTCTCGACCTCGTCCCGGTCCCGCTCCGCGTCGAGGATGCCGGCCCGCACGTACAGCGTCTCCGCGGAGATGCGCAGCGCCTTGGCGACCTGCTGGAGCACCTCCGCGCTCGGCTTGCGCAGCCCGCGCTCGATCTGGCTCAGATACGGATTGGACACCCCGGCGGCATCGGCGAGCTGCCGAAGCGAGAGCTTGGCGTTCCGCCGCTGCTCGCGCAGGTAGTCACCGAGATTGCCGACGTTGAGCGATGCCATGCCTCCACCTTGCCCCACCCCCGCTAACTTTTGCAAGCACCTGCTTGCAAAAGTGTGTCGGAGGGGCGTTTACCGGGGGGGGGCGGCAGGGGTTCGATCAGCGCGTGAGGATGCAGAAGGGATGCCCGGCCGGGTCTAGCAGGACCCGGGCCCGGTCCCCGTGCGGCTGGTGGTCCGGCTTGCTCGCGCCCAGCTCCAGCAGGCGTGCCTCGGCCGCGTCCAAGTCCTCGTCGACCTTGAAGCAGA encodes:
- a CDS encoding C40 family peptidase is translated as MGRSKRSVYAVAVAVVCAVTVLGAPGMAFASPAPPAPSSAPTTSPDLTPAPSTDLEAVREKLDALYHDAAVATDAYNAAEEAAEKQSAEIVALAKKIVEGQKKLDDLKDRAGAAARSQYRTGGLPDEAQLMLSDDPGDFLDGAGRVIQGQRATKGLLGELTRTQEDLEQYSRDASAQWQKLEANRKVKATAQKRIEKQIAAAKKLESQLEKEEKERLAKLQEQAALKAQTAWLDTGILDEIDGKASAQGKKAIKYATAQIGKPYEWGAEGPATYDCSGLTSEAWRSAGTTIPRTSQEQWKQLHRVAVKDMRPGDLIIYFDDASHVALYVGDGAIVHAPRPGRDITLAGAGTMPILGVVRPDA
- a CDS encoding PP2C family protein-serine/threonine phosphatase, giving the protein MPVPVPRQRAIPAVESGQAPAAPTVGGPSEAEAPLHRDPARKEETVRNDATAEDDSARTATSTATPATAPTAPTAVHPAPRPAPHGTSHTTALTLLLIEDDPAAGPIVPDLRDSDGKPMRVRTARNLTEAGRLLTDDVHCILLDLTLPAPGRAAGDDELAVLRHVLELAPRHAVLALTASGDAERGAEAVRVGAQDYLFRDELDSRLLSRAIRYAVERKRSDTAERRLAEGRLRAQENARLERGLLPTPLLEGSPLRFAARYRPGRSRALLGGDFYDTVRTPDGTVHAMIGDVCGHGPDEAALGVELRIAWRALTLAGLCGDELLNTLQQVLEHERDDDEIFATLCTVDIAPDGRRAGLCLAGHPAPLIARPDRPARLLPYENNGPALGLLPGARWPRMQVELGARWSLMLYTDGLIEGRIGDGRERLGQDGMVEMIRRQIAEGLSGEELLRAAVNEVRELNGGELTDDVALVLLDRVP
- a CDS encoding DUF2516 family protein; protein product: MQGFDNFLALLSLALIVFSGFALIDAAIRREDGYRAADKQTKPFWLIVLGLAFVVNLIFNIFSFLPIIGLIATIVYMVDVRPALRSLPGGGRGQRGGGSSSDGPYGPYNGGR
- a CDS encoding helix-turn-helix domain-containing protein, whose protein sequence is MASLNVGNLGDYLREQRRNAKLSLRQLADAAGVSNPYLSQIERGLRKPSAEVLQQVAKALRISAETLYVRAGILDAERDRDEVETRAVILADPTLTEAQKQALLQIYESFRKENGFETVRESPADDGRTDIPEPGGDAGPQQTAS